From Acidobacteriota bacterium, a single genomic window includes:
- a CDS encoding rubrerythrin — protein MAELKGSKTQDNLKAAFAGESMANRRYLYFAKVADVEGYPEVAGNFRDTAEGETGHAHGHMDYLKSCGDPATDLPFGDTIANLESAVHGETHEYTDMYPGMAKTAREEGFNEIADWFETLAKAEKSHAGRFQSLLGSIS, from the coding sequence ATGGCAGAACTCAAAGGTTCGAAGACACAGGACAATTTGAAGGCCGCGTTCGCGGGGGAATCGATGGCGAATCGCCGTTATTTGTACTTTGCAAAGGTCGCGGACGTCGAAGGCTATCCGGAAGTCGCGGGCAATTTCCGTGACACCGCCGAAGGCGAAACGGGCCACGCGCACGGGCATATGGACTATTTGAAGTCCTGCGGCGATCCGGCGACCGATCTGCCGTTCGGCGACACGATCGCAAATCTCGAATCGGCTGTCCACGGCGAGACGCACGAATACACCGATATGTATCCGGGAATGGCGAAGACCGCGCGCGAAGAAGGCTTCAACGAGATCGCGGACTGGTTCGAAACGCTTGCGAAAGCCGAGAAATCGCATGCCGGCCGCTTCCAGAGCCTGCTCGGATCGATCAGCTAA
- a CDS encoding type II toxin-antitoxin system ParD family antitoxin — protein sequence MATTTMNISLPETMKAFVDERLVSDGYGSVSEYVRELIRGDQKRRENERLERLLLERLQSKNDREFEISEVEAELAKQLTLKNEDRLR from the coding sequence ATGGCGACGACGACGATGAATATCTCGCTTCCCGAAACGATGAAGGCATTTGTTGATGAACGACTCGTTAGCGACGGATACGGATCGGTGAGCGAATATGTCCGCGAACTCATACGCGGGGATCAAAAACGTCGCGAAAACGAAAGGCTTGAACGGCTTTTGCTTGAACGTTTGCAGTCGAAAAACGACCGGGAGTTCGAGATTTCGGAAGTCGAGGCAGAACTCGCAAAACAACTCACCTTGAAAAATGAAGATCGTCTACGCTGA
- a CDS encoding DUF885 family protein — translation MKRLILIILFALSSAVLAQTTELDSFNDSPSRVRGVIEKFQEDRGILDRFYTAETSENRANRFRKLYDDGLALLARQDFDKLNAAEQIDYLLFKNFLTHERDELDRDRAQFAEMAPLLPFAKAINDLEDTRRRLETIDPAKTAAALNDLAKLVAQTQKDIESGKISKPKRTVANRAVRSIASLRQTLLGWYRFYNLYDPNFTWWNSETYTRLDEALLGYQSYVSEKLVGIRADDKVTIIGDPIGADALQKELDFEMIPYTPAELIEIANKEFAWCEAEMKKASREMGYGDDWKKALEAVKLKYVEPGKQPAMIRDMAFEAIEYLEKNDLVTVPPVARDGWRMEMMTPERQLIAPFFLGGETILVSYPTNGMTHEQKLMSLRGNNPHFSHAVVHHELIPGHHLQGFMNARYRPYRRAFRTPFWTEGWALYWEFLLWDRGFNKTPEDRVGALFWRMHRSARIIFSLSFHLEKMTPTECVDFLVDRVGHERENALGEVRRSFSGDYGPLYQIAYMMGGLQFYDLHREFVGGKKMTDKQFHDTILKEGPIPVEMVRAILSKQKLSPDFKPGWRFYRQ, via the coding sequence ATGAAACGCCTGATTCTGATCATTTTGTTCGCGCTGTCATCCGCCGTTCTAGCCCAAACTACCGAACTCGATTCCTTCAACGATTCGCCGTCGCGCGTTCGCGGCGTGATCGAGAAGTTTCAGGAGGATCGCGGGATACTCGACCGGTTTTATACGGCCGAGACTTCGGAGAACCGCGCGAATCGATTCCGCAAGTTGTACGACGACGGTCTCGCGCTGCTCGCGCGGCAGGATTTCGACAAATTGAACGCTGCCGAACAGATCGACTATCTTCTGTTCAAGAATTTTCTCACGCACGAACGCGACGAACTCGACCGTGATCGCGCGCAGTTCGCCGAGATGGCGCCGCTTCTGCCGTTCGCCAAAGCGATCAACGACCTCGAGGATACGCGCCGTCGGCTCGAAACCATCGATCCCGCGAAGACCGCGGCGGCGCTCAACGATCTTGCGAAACTGGTCGCTCAAACGCAAAAAGACATCGAATCGGGCAAGATCTCAAAACCGAAACGGACCGTCGCCAACCGCGCCGTCCGCTCCATCGCCTCGTTGCGCCAGACTTTACTCGGTTGGTACCGGTTTTACAATCTTTACGATCCGAACTTCACCTGGTGGAATTCCGAAACGTACACGAGGCTCGATGAGGCTCTGCTCGGTTATCAAAGTTACGTTTCTGAGAAACTCGTCGGAATCCGCGCGGATGACAAGGTGACGATCATCGGCGATCCGATCGGCGCCGACGCGCTGCAAAAGGAACTCGATTTTGAGATGATCCCCTACACGCCGGCGGAATTGATCGAGATCGCCAACAAAGAATTCGCCTGGTGCGAGGCCGAAATGAAAAAGGCGTCGCGCGAAATGGGGTATGGCGATGACTGGAAAAAGGCGCTCGAGGCCGTCAAATTAAAATACGTCGAACCCGGAAAGCAGCCGGCGATGATCCGCGATATGGCGTTCGAAGCGATCGAGTATCTCGAAAAGAACGATCTCGTCACGGTTCCACCCGTCGCCCGCGACGGGTGGCGGATGGAGATGATGACGCCCGAACGCCAGTTGATCGCGCCGTTCTTTCTCGGCGGCGAAACGATCCTCGTTTCCTATCCGACGAACGGGATGACGCACGAACAAAAGCTGATGTCGCTCCGCGGCAACAATCCGCATTTCTCGCACGCCGTCGTCCATCACGAATTGATCCCGGGCCATCATCTGCAGGGATTTATGAACGCCCGCTACCGTCCGTACCGGCGCGCTTTCAGGACGCCTTTCTGGACCGAAGGATGGGCGCTTTACTGGGAATTTCTGCTTTGGGACCGCGGTTTCAACAAAACGCCGGAAGACCGCGTCGGCGCGCTTTTCTGGCGAATGCACCGCTCGGCGCGGATCATTTTCAGTTTGAGTTTCCATCTCGAAAAAATGACGCCGACGGAATGTGTCGATTTCCTCGTCGATCGCGTCGGCCACGAACGCGAGAACGCCCTCGGCGAGGTCCGCCGCTCGTTTTCAGGCGATTACGGGCCGCTCTACCAGATCGCCTATATGATGGGCGGATTGCAGTTCTACGATCTCCATCGTGAGTTCGTCGGCGGCAAGAAGATGACCGACAAACAGTTTCACGACACGATCCTGAAAGAAGGCCCGATTCCCGTCGAAATGGTCCGGGCAATTCTGTCGAAACAGAAATTGTCGCCCGACTTCAAGCCAGGCTGGCGGTTTTATCGTCAGTAG
- the tsaD gene encoding tRNA (adenosine(37)-N6)-threonylcarbamoyltransferase complex transferase subunit TsaD gives MLVLGIESSCDETAAAVVRDGREMLSSVISSQIELHRPFGGVFPELAAREHLEKIQPVVREALERAKVGFADIDAIAVTRGPGLIGSLLVGVSYAKALAFGLNKPLVGVNHIEGHVYSVNFENPPVEFPALALIVSGGHTNLFHIPEEGKYKVVSRTRDDAAGEAFDKVGKMLGLPYPGGPVIEKIARGGDSKKIRFPIAKISDGRPDFSFSGLKTAVSRYIRENSVEPAVDAEEPSQIIKDIAASFQSTVIRSLMINVAKLADEFCPKTLIVAGGVACNLALREAAESFGQTRGIPVYFPSRHLSTDNAAMIAAAGHFRLLQGESSGLDLNADVTIRLQNIDVEEGELRRKKVKYKL, from the coding sequence GTGCTTGTCTTGGGAATCGAAAGTTCGTGCGATGAAACCGCCGCGGCCGTTGTGCGCGATGGCCGGGAAATGCTGTCGTCGGTGATATCGTCGCAGATCGAACTCCATCGGCCCTTCGGCGGCGTTTTCCCGGAACTCGCGGCGCGCGAACATCTTGAGAAGATCCAGCCGGTCGTCCGCGAGGCGCTTGAGCGCGCGAAGGTCGGATTCGCGGATATCGACGCGATCGCCGTGACGCGTGGGCCGGGACTGATCGGATCGCTGCTCGTCGGCGTCAGTTACGCAAAAGCGTTGGCGTTCGGATTGAACAAGCCTCTCGTCGGCGTCAATCACATCGAGGGACACGTTTACTCGGTCAACTTCGAAAACCCGCCGGTCGAGTTTCCGGCGCTCGCGCTGATCGTCTCGGGCGGGCACACCAACCTTTTCCACATTCCCGAAGAAGGCAAATACAAGGTCGTTTCACGGACCCGCGACGACGCCGCCGGCGAGGCGTTCGACAAGGTCGGAAAAATGCTCGGTTTGCCATATCCGGGCGGTCCGGTGATCGAAAAGATCGCGCGCGGCGGCGATTCAAAAAAGATCAGGTTTCCGATTGCGAAGATCTCGGACGGACGTCCGGATTTCAGCTTCAGCGGATTGAAAACGGCGGTTTCGCGATACATTCGGGAGAACTCGGTCGAACCGGCTGTCGATGCCGAAGAGCCTTCGCAGATCATCAAAGACATCGCGGCGAGCTTTCAATCGACGGTTATCCGGAGTTTGATGATCAATGTCGCGAAACTCGCGGACGAGTTTTGTCCGAAGACTCTGATCGTTGCCGGCGGGGTGGCGTGCAATCTCGCGCTTCGCGAAGCGGCAGAGAGTTTCGGTCAAACGCGCGGCATCCCGGTCTACTTTCCGTCGCGGCATCTGTCGACCGACAACGCCGCGATGATCGCCGCCGCCGGGCACTTCAGACTGTTGCAGGGCGAGTCCTCAGGACTTGATCTGAACGCCGACGTGACGATCCGGCTGCAGAATATAGACGTCGAGGAAGGAGAGCTGAGGCGAAAGAAAGTGAAGTATAAATT
- a CDS encoding M20/M25/M40 family metallo-hydrolase, translating to MSSGAAAVIVEETPQWRANWSRFASRKPSWTTIGGARDSSAALIVVSKEEAAKIAALADGTKIELKGELAPPQNQQTWNAVGKILGTDPKLSSEVILLSAHLDHLGIRENAPGPDKIFNGADDDASGCVAVIELARALAGGPKPKRTVFVAFYGSEEAGGYGSRYFADNLAFPKENLVANLQFEMIGRPDSKVKPEELWLTGYDRSNLGPELAKQGANLVADPHPAENFFQRSDNYTLARQGIIAHTVSSFGLHKDYHQASDEIETIDFVHMTRSINSMVKPIEWLVNSDFRPTWNEGKKP from the coding sequence ATGTCGAGCGGCGCCGCGGCGGTGATCGTCGAAGAAACGCCGCAGTGGCGAGCTAATTGGTCGCGATTTGCCTCGCGCAAACCGTCTTGGACGACGATCGGCGGGGCCCGGGATTCGTCCGCCGCGCTGATTGTTGTCAGCAAAGAGGAAGCCGCGAAAATCGCCGCGCTCGCCGATGGCACCAAGATCGAACTAAAGGGCGAACTCGCGCCGCCGCAAAATCAACAGACCTGGAATGCGGTCGGCAAGATCTTGGGAACCGATCCGAAACTCTCGTCCGAAGTGATTCTTCTGAGCGCGCATCTCGATCATCTCGGCATCCGCGAAAACGCGCCCGGGCCGGACAAGATATTCAACGGCGCCGACGACGATGCCTCGGGTTGCGTCGCCGTCATCGAACTGGCGCGGGCGCTCGCGGGCGGTCCGAAACCGAAACGAACGGTCTTCGTCGCGTTTTACGGCAGCGAGGAAGCGGGCGGATACGGTTCGCGCTATTTTGCCGACAACCTTGCTTTTCCGAAAGAAAACCTCGTCGCCAATCTGCAGTTTGAAATGATCGGACGTCCCGATTCGAAAGTGAAGCCGGAAGAGCTCTGGTTGACCGGATATGACCGCTCAAATCTCGGCCCGGAACTCGCGAAACAGGGCGCAAATCTCGTCGCCGATCCGCATCCGGCGGAGAATTTCTTCCAGCGTTCAGACAACTACACGCTGGCACGACAGGGAATCATCGCCCACACCGTTTCGAGCTTCGGATTGCACAAAGACTATCATCAGGCGAGCGACGAGATCGAGACGATCGATTTCGTGCATATGACGCGCTCGATAAACTCGATGGTCAAACCCATCGAATGGCTCGTGAATTCGGATTTCAGACCGACCTGGAACGAAGGCAAGAAACCGTAG
- a CDS encoding carboxypeptidase regulatory-like domain-containing protein has product MRRKALIILISLLAVSAGFAVGEADPSFNQTGTVLVAIGNSVNEFHDLAVQRDGKIVAAGYSFNGSDYDIAVARFNPNGSLDPAFDGDGTLTTDFGSGNDYARALALQTDGKIIVAGSSANGAFFDFALVRYNADGSLDRSFGTDGKVRTQVGFAFSAVFDIAIDYDGSIIAVGEAFGDEKDAAIVRYDSKGRLDLRFDNDGIVLAALVPEASDSALSVAIQPDGKIVFCGYSTPSPSLAVASEFVVVRLNRNGAYDASFDGDGKAFLTFGTESESAGEVVLQSDGKLIISGRFGQFGGNGILIRLLSSGALDTTFATDGSKEFNNEAVNGHTVQPDGKILVARRGGTFPDWTYGISRFTSDGETDADFGNAGTVTTAFAGPLALQPDGKILNGSTVGNSFAISRFLGDSPIAPTADIWGQVVDSNDRPVRNARVTIVNAQTGETRIVSSNQFGYFRGRGLLTNDIYRLRTNSKANLLPELSLRLFADVNGLVVAAF; this is encoded by the coding sequence ATGAGACGCAAGGCATTGATAATTCTGATATCTTTACTTGCCGTCTCGGCGGGGTTTGCCGTCGGCGAAGCCGATCCGTCGTTCAACCAAACCGGAACGGTCCTCGTCGCGATCGGGAACTCGGTCAACGAGTTTCACGATCTCGCCGTGCAGCGCGACGGCAAAATCGTCGCCGCCGGTTACTCATTCAACGGCAGTGATTACGACATCGCGGTTGCCAGGTTCAACCCGAACGGTTCGCTCGATCCGGCTTTCGATGGCGACGGAACGCTGACGACCGATTTTGGAAGCGGAAACGACTACGCGCGCGCTCTGGCTCTGCAAACGGATGGCAAGATCATCGTCGCCGGGTCTTCTGCAAATGGCGCATTCTTCGATTTTGCTCTTGTCCGATACAACGCCGACGGCAGCCTCGACCGTTCGTTCGGAACCGACGGAAAGGTCCGGACACAAGTCGGTTTCGCCTTCTCGGCCGTTTTCGACATCGCGATCGATTACGATGGGTCGATCATCGCCGTCGGCGAGGCCTTCGGCGACGAAAAGGACGCGGCGATCGTCAGATATGATTCCAAGGGCCGGCTCGATCTGCGATTCGACAATGACGGAATCGTCCTTGCCGCGCTCGTTCCGGAAGCCAGTGATTCGGCGCTTTCGGTGGCGATTCAGCCCGACGGGAAGATCGTTTTTTGCGGTTATTCAACTCCGTCGCCATCGTTAGCGGTCGCGTCGGAATTCGTGGTCGTGCGTTTGAATCGAAACGGCGCCTACGACGCATCGTTCGACGGCGACGGGAAAGCTTTTCTCACTTTCGGGACCGAGAGCGAGTCTGCCGGCGAGGTCGTTCTCCAATCCGATGGCAAGCTCATCATCAGCGGACGCTTCGGGCAGTTCGGCGGCAACGGCATTCTAATTCGTTTATTGTCGAGCGGTGCCCTCGACACGACGTTTGCGACCGACGGAAGCAAGGAATTCAATAACGAGGCCGTTAACGGCCATACGGTTCAGCCGGATGGCAAGATTCTCGTCGCACGGCGTGGTGGAACATTCCCGGATTGGACCTATGGGATTTCGCGATTCACCAGTGACGGCGAAACTGACGCGGACTTCGGCAACGCCGGAACGGTAACTACAGCATTCGCCGGACCGCTGGCGCTTCAGCCGGACGGCAAGATACTCAACGGTTCAACCGTCGGAAATTCATTTGCGATCTCGCGTTTCCTCGGCGATTCGCCGATCGCGCCGACGGCCGACATTTGGGGTCAGGTCGTGGATTCGAACGATCGCCCGGTCCGCAACGCCCGCGTCACGATCGTGAATGCGCAAACCGGCGAAACGCGCATCGTCTCATCGAATCAGTTTGGCTATTTTCGGGGTCGGGGCCTGTTGACAAACGATATCTATCGGCTCCGAACGAATTCCAAGGCGAACTTGCTGCCTGAACTTTCTCTCCGCTTGTTTGCCGATGTCAACGGTTTGGTGGTTGCGGCATTTTAG
- a CDS encoding helix-turn-helix transcriptional regulator produces the protein MNYFRAGQFFGKTDTTRIIGGVTATETEYDYRYVDWHHHENPYFSFVVAGNCRHINRRRSYDCSPDSLLFHNCHESHRNSRTGGISKGFQIELSQDWCGRYEIRLDRLADSVLIDRPDSRILFYNVLKEFKFGDNASATTIDSLLVRIFGAIAPNETRVDRSVPRWVAKMDEILHAFPEKEFSLLELARELNVHFAHISRDFGRYFGCNFSRYVRKIKVERSLGLLRRSELSLIDIAYMSGFSDQSHFIRCFREFNGLTPKEFRRLLA, from the coding sequence ATGAATTATTTCAGGGCCGGACAATTCTTCGGGAAGACCGACACGACCCGCATCATCGGAGGCGTGACGGCGACCGAGACCGAATACGATTACCGTTACGTCGACTGGCATCATCACGAAAACCCCTACTTCTCGTTTGTCGTCGCCGGCAATTGCCGCCACATCAACCGTCGGCGCTCGTATGATTGCTCGCCCGATTCGCTTTTGTTTCACAATTGCCATGAATCGCATCGCAACAGTCGAACGGGCGGGATTTCAAAGGGATTCCAGATCGAACTAAGCCAGGATTGGTGCGGGCGGTATGAAATTCGGCTCGACCGGCTGGCGGATAGCGTTTTAATCGATCGCCCTGACTCGCGAATTCTCTTCTACAACGTCCTCAAGGAGTTCAAATTCGGAGACAACGCATCGGCGACGACGATCGATTCGTTGCTTGTCCGGATATTTGGCGCAATTGCTCCAAACGAAACGCGCGTTGACCGTTCGGTCCCGCGCTGGGTAGCGAAAATGGATGAGATTCTTCACGCGTTTCCGGAAAAGGAATTCTCGCTGCTTGAGCTGGCGCGGGAACTGAACGTTCATTTCGCCCATATATCACGCGATTTCGGGCGCTATTTCGGATGTAATTTCAGCCGCTATGTCCGCAAGATCAAAGTTGAACGATCTCTCGGTTTGCTTCGCCGGAGCGAACTTTCGCTGATCGATATCGCATATATGTCTGGATTCTCCGACCAAAGCCACTTCATCCGCTGCTTCCGCGAATTCAATGGTTTGACGCCAAAAGAGTTTCGACGGCTGCTCGCGTAA
- a CDS encoding DUF4258 domain-containing protein produces MTRYATSYGIGSESSEYLITTHAYEELLDDDLTVFDLEHAILDGEIIERQRDTDTNETKYVLRGATLDDGFIIVVAKLPITRRLVIITVFRDHYLEYEN; encoded by the coding sequence ATGACTCGATACGCAACCTCATACGGGATCGGGTCCGAAAGCAGCGAGTATCTCATTACTACCCACGCCTACGAAGAGTTATTGGATGACGACTTGACGGTTTTTGACCTCGAACACGCTATTCTCGATGGCGAGATTATTGAGCGGCAACGCGATACGGATACAAATGAAACAAAATACGTCCTGAGGGGCGCGACGCTTGACGATGGGTTTATAATCGTTGTTGCAAAGCTACCGATAACGAGACGTTTGGTGATTATCACCGTTTTTAGAGACCATTACCTCGAATATGAAAACTGA
- a CDS encoding tetratricopeptide repeat protein — MTSNALRYIACVVFAVVLPIAVNAQTPQVASVVHFQHTIESTVLGEKRTILVHIPPTYARSNKRYPVVYMTDAHAPQNAMMAGIAEQQAWGGMMPEVIIVGLQNIDRSRDLTPTNDGKGGRVGGADKFLRFIETEVIPLVERDYRTQPFRLVAGHSLGGLFAVYSFVARPDLFNAYIAASPVLHRDDNFVVKRAAELLKQDRDWKKSMFISIADEPDYLGGFNAFQDLLRKSKPKNFAFEFRQFKDENHASGVLPAYYAGFRKIFEGWTPPVGGTIADLENHYKKLSARFGYPIPVPEDILNRAAYAMLNANRFEEAIALFKKNVATYPDSANVYDSLGDAYERNGQFKLAAENYERAFKMAEASGETQLASVSRQKLERVRAKMK; from the coding sequence ATGACTTCAAATGCCTTGAGATACATTGCGTGCGTCGTTTTCGCCGTTGTCTTGCCGATCGCCGTGAATGCGCAGACGCCCCAGGTTGCGAGCGTCGTGCATTTTCAGCATACGATCGAATCGACCGTTCTCGGCGAAAAACGAACGATCCTCGTCCATATTCCGCCGACTTACGCTCGTTCGAACAAACGTTATCCGGTCGTTTATATGACCGATGCGCACGCGCCGCAGAACGCGATGATGGCCGGAATCGCCGAACAGCAGGCTTGGGGCGGGATGATGCCGGAAGTGATCATCGTCGGGCTCCAAAACATCGACCGCTCGCGCGACCTGACCCCGACCAATGACGGAAAAGGCGGACGCGTCGGCGGCGCCGACAAGTTTCTGCGTTTTATCGAAACTGAGGTAATTCCCCTCGTTGAGCGAGACTACCGCACGCAACCGTTTCGACTAGTCGCCGGCCACAGCCTCGGCGGGCTCTTCGCCGTTTATTCGTTTGTCGCGCGGCCCGACCTTTTCAACGCATACATTGCCGCGAGCCCGGTTTTGCATCGGGACGATAACTTTGTCGTCAAGCGGGCCGCGGAATTGCTGAAACAGGATCGCGATTGGAAGAAATCGATGTTCATCTCGATCGCCGACGAACCGGACTATCTGGGCGGTTTCAACGCGTTTCAGGATCTGCTCAGGAAGTCGAAACCGAAGAACTTCGCATTCGAATTCCGGCAATTCAAAGACGAGAATCACGCCTCCGGAGTCCTGCCGGCGTACTATGCAGGGTTTCGGAAGATCTTCGAAGGTTGGACCCCGCCGGTCGGGGGAACGATCGCCGACCTTGAAAATCATTACAAAAAGCTTTCGGCCAGATTCGGTTACCCGATTCCCGTTCCGGAAGACATTTTGAATCGCGCCGCCTATGCGATGCTGAACGCGAATCGGTTCGAAGAAGCGATCGCGCTCTTTAAGAAGAACGTCGCGACTTATCCGGACTCGGCAAACGTCTATGATTCGCTCGGCGATGCGTACGAAAGGAACGGACAGTTCAAGCTTGCCGCCGAAAACTATGAACGGGCCTTCAAAATGGCGGAAGCGTCGGGCGAAACGCAGCTTGCGAGTGTTTCAAGACAAAAGCTGGAACGGGTCAGGGCAAAAATGAAATGA
- a CDS encoding type II toxin-antitoxin system MqsA family antitoxin: protein MKTEPDTFCGICGAADARVNKTTKSFGRGDDLLVIEDVPVVSCRSCGETYLTAETIHELERIKRDRLRFSTERPVRVAIFA, encoded by the coding sequence ATGAAAACTGAGCCTGACACATTTTGCGGGATCTGCGGCGCGGCCGATGCTCGAGTTAACAAGACGACGAAGAGTTTCGGTCGAGGTGATGATCTTCTGGTGATCGAGGACGTCCCCGTAGTTTCCTGCCGCTCTTGTGGAGAAACTTATCTCACGGCCGAAACGATTCACGAACTAGAACGAATCAAGCGAGATCGCCTTAGGTTCTCAACCGAGCGTCCCGTGCGCGTAGCAATTTTTGCGTGA
- a CDS encoding DUF4286 family protein gives MIIYEITTKVRSDLIEDYEQYMRRRHIPELLATGYFSGAKFTRSGNRYRIQYETSALDGYLAHDAARLRADFLEHFPKGVEVERETWEIVETWTKV, from the coding sequence ATGATAATCTACGAGATAACGACAAAGGTGCGATCGGATCTGATCGAAGACTACGAGCAATATATGCGTCGACGACATATCCCGGAGTTGCTCGCGACCGGATATTTTTCCGGCGCGAAGTTCACCCGTTCCGGCAACCGTTACCGCATCCAGTATGAAACGAGTGCCCTCGACGGTTACCTTGCGCACGACGCCGCGAGGCTTCGGGCCGATTTTCTGGAGCATTTCCCTAAAGGCGTCGAGGTCGAACGCGAGACCTGGGAGATCGTCGAAACGTGGACCAAAGTTTAG
- a CDS encoding type II toxin-antitoxin system RelE/ParE family toxin, giving the protein MKIVYADGVFEELVNISLYLAQANEDIAQKFLNSCDETFRFLLLNREVGYSRKFRDSAITGVRTWPVKGFARYLVFYQRTASGIRILHIVHTSTDYFDHFDIEK; this is encoded by the coding sequence ATGAAGATCGTCTACGCTGACGGCGTATTCGAGGAACTTGTCAACATATCTCTTTACCTTGCGCAAGCCAACGAAGACATCGCTCAGAAATTCCTCAATTCATGCGACGAGACGTTTCGATTCCTATTACTGAATCGAGAAGTCGGTTATTCACGCAAGTTCCGCGACAGCGCGATCACCGGCGTTCGCACGTGGCCGGTTAAAGGGTTCGCCAGATACTTGGTTTTCTATCAACGCACCGCATCAGGAATCAGAATTCTGCATATTGTTCATACCTCTACGGATTATTTCGATCACTTTGACATCGAAAAGTGA
- a CDS encoding GNAT family N-acetyltransferase — MNHRIRKAEIQDLQDLAVLLAEHAAFEGSVIEMTGKSDCLRAALFGETRRIECLVVVDERDALLGYATFGKQFSTWDAAEYMHLDCLFLRPKARNAGIGKRLLRRVAQRAREEDCFEMQWQTPVSNVLGLKFYLRLGATKKDKFRLFADRETIDELASEEK, encoded by the coding sequence ATGAATCACCGAATCAGAAAAGCGGAAATTCAGGACCTTCAAGACCTCGCCGTACTCCTTGCGGAACACGCGGCGTTCGAGGGTTCGGTGATCGAAATGACAGGTAAATCCGACTGCTTGCGCGCGGCGTTGTTTGGCGAAACGAGGCGAATTGAGTGTTTGGTCGTGGTTGACGAACGCGACGCGCTTCTGGGTTATGCGACTTTCGGGAAACAGTTCTCAACCTGGGACGCAGCCGAATATATGCACCTCGACTGCCTGTTTCTACGGCCAAAAGCACGAAACGCCGGAATCGGTAAACGTCTGTTGCGCCGAGTCGCTCAACGTGCCCGGGAAGAAGATTGCTTCGAAATGCAGTGGCAAACGCCCGTGTCGAATGTTCTCGGCTTGAAGTTCTATTTGCGCCTCGGCGCTACGAAAAAAGACAAATTTCGCCTCTTCGCCGATCGCGAAACGATCGACGAACTGGCCTCGGAGGAAAAATGA
- a CDS encoding DUF1272 domain-containing protein — MLEIRQICENCGTDLPNESAKAMICSFECTFCLECVERVLLNVCPNCGGGLEKRPIRPTSMLEKFPPKAELSPRPV; from the coding sequence ATGCTTGAGATCAGACAAATCTGTGAAAACTGTGGGACGGATCTGCCGAATGAATCGGCGAAGGCGATGATCTGTTCGTTCGAATGCACCTTCTGCCTGGAATGCGTCGAACGAGTTCTTCTCAATGTCTGTCCGAATTGCGGCGGCGGACTCGAGAAACGACCGATTCGCCCCACGTCGATGCTTGAAAAATTTCCGCCGAAGGCCGAACTGTCGCCCCGACCGGTCTGA
- a CDS encoding DinB family protein, protein MKRSDIKQPPCYFDKYIDLVPDVELADAFRASLDELDGVDVAALDRVGDNVYAPGKWTVKDILQHLIDAEHVLSYRALRIGRNDKLPYTGFDEAEMAANVSTANRTVADILDDLRIVRKSTAAMFATFTDEAVQRFTVVNDRQMSALAFGFSIIGHQKYHLEIIREMYVPLDQM, encoded by the coding sequence ATGAAAAGATCGGACATCAAACAGCCGCCCTGTTATTTTGACAAATACATCGACCTCGTTCCCGACGTCGAGCTGGCCGACGCGTTTCGCGCCAGTCTCGATGAACTCGACGGAGTTGACGTCGCCGCGCTCGATCGGGTCGGTGACAACGTTTACGCTCCCGGGAAATGGACGGTGAAGGACATTCTTCAGCATTTGATCGACGCTGAACACGTCCTCTCTTATCGCGCGCTCCGAATCGGCCGCAACGACAAGCTGCCGTACACCGGTTTCGACGAAGCCGAAATGGCCGCCAATGTCAGCACGGCAAATCGGACCGTGGCTGACATCCTCGACGATCTTCGAATCGTTCGAAAATCGACCGCCGCGATGTTCGCGACTTTCACCGACGAAGCGGTACAACGTTTCACGGTTGTCAACGACCGCCAAATGTCGGCGCTGGCGTTTGGCTTCTCGATCATTGGGCATCAGAAATACCACCTGGAAATCATCCGCGAAATGTATGTTCCGTTGGATCAAATGTGA